A single window of Tautonia marina DNA harbors:
- a CDS encoding DUF1553 domain-containing protein has translation MFDPLRLGRRCLLPLILAGLVLGLLGRDGIRAEEPTAPPVDIASVPSDLVRVELCEDGIPADREWPSGHPGSSEQYEIPAFGIFRLPHRYIETGVRADRANPLLIRASATVTLPEGRHRILLRARGASRLFVDGALLLATPFPPPITDGHSPIPDDFLNLGPDFRFAPPGNREDWTTIETPGGTHLVILETLIGGRRGNNPLRPEPGETVVAWSPEGSESFRLLTPDAETTIPYNDLGWTAFAEEEEARLSQMDAERRAMAFQQHAPEWAARRDHARRWLEATPEPTIPDCPPGYPASNAIDHFLAVAHQAASVGASTTGTIDFPTEIRPILAARCFSCHQGETVRGGLRLDTEAGALAGGDSTFPAVVPGDPDESELILRVTSDEDLDRMPPTGPPLSEAEINSLRTWIQEGASWAAQSAPIPFTPPADDLAFLRRLSLDTVGVIPTEEEVSQFLADPPDTRRTLAIDRLLHDPRWADHWVGYWQDVLAENPNILNPTLNNTGPFRWWIYEAMLDNRPVDQFVTELIRMEGSLRNGGPAGFGMATENDVPMAEKGIILGSAFLGMNMTCARCHDAPAHEWTQEQLFSIAAMLAEEPITVPRTSSVPKDALHGLGRAPLIEVTLEPGTEVSPAWAFPKLIHEDALPPWLSNDAGPRDRLAAFITAPENERFAQVIVNRLWARLMGQGLVDPVDDWEKAEVLHPELLEFLARELVRGGYDLKHPIRLILQSDAYQRAANPDLTEPDPTFASPPRRRLSAEQIVDSLFLATGKPLKTEEINLDVDGGRPIISSISLGVPTRAWQFASTSNERDRPSLALPRVQAVVDVLQAFGWRPTRQNPLTVRETSPNVLQPAILANGTVGVWLSRLSDDHGITALALEDQPIETLVDRLFLRMFTRAPTPEEREEFVSYLSPGYDTRIVDPMPSSGPAPARTPPRYVSWSNHLTEEADAIQRRREAEARLGAPPTDRLDADWRLRLEDALWSLINAPEFLFMP, from the coding sequence ATGTTCGACCCCTTGCGCCTCGGGCGACGGTGCCTGCTTCCTCTGATTCTGGCCGGGCTTGTCCTCGGATTGCTTGGCCGTGATGGGATTCGGGCAGAGGAACCCACTGCTCCGCCGGTCGATATTGCCTCGGTTCCCTCCGATCTCGTTCGGGTCGAGTTGTGCGAGGATGGCATTCCGGCAGACCGTGAGTGGCCTTCCGGTCATCCCGGGTCTTCAGAACAGTACGAGATTCCCGCCTTTGGGATTTTTCGGCTGCCCCATCGCTACATTGAAACCGGGGTTCGAGCCGACCGCGCCAACCCGCTCCTAATTCGTGCCAGTGCCACCGTGACCTTGCCGGAAGGGCGGCATCGCATCCTGCTGCGGGCTCGGGGAGCATCGCGGCTGTTTGTGGATGGAGCGCTCCTGCTTGCGACGCCCTTCCCGCCCCCGATCACCGACGGTCATTCGCCGATCCCGGACGACTTCCTTAATCTCGGTCCTGACTTCCGCTTCGCCCCTCCCGGTAACCGCGAAGACTGGACCACGATCGAAACCCCTGGCGGTACGCATCTCGTCATTCTGGAAACGCTCATCGGCGGCCGTCGAGGGAATAATCCGTTGCGTCCCGAGCCGGGGGAGACCGTCGTGGCCTGGTCCCCCGAGGGTTCGGAATCGTTCCGGTTGCTCACTCCCGATGCCGAGACGACAATCCCGTACAACGATCTCGGGTGGACTGCCTTTGCGGAGGAGGAAGAGGCCCGGCTCAGCCAGATGGACGCGGAACGCCGAGCGATGGCCTTCCAGCAACACGCCCCGGAGTGGGCGGCGCGTCGCGATCATGCCCGCCGATGGCTTGAGGCAACCCCCGAACCGACGATCCCCGATTGCCCCCCCGGTTATCCCGCGTCGAACGCGATCGACCACTTCCTGGCTGTGGCCCATCAGGCTGCGTCAGTCGGGGCTTCCACGACTGGGACGATCGATTTTCCGACCGAAATCCGCCCGATCCTCGCCGCTCGGTGTTTCTCCTGTCACCAGGGCGAAACGGTTCGCGGCGGCCTCCGGCTCGACACCGAGGCGGGAGCCCTTGCCGGGGGTGATTCCACCTTCCCGGCCGTTGTGCCCGGCGATCCCGACGAGAGCGAACTGATCCTCCGCGTCACCAGCGACGAGGATCTGGATCGCATGCCACCGACCGGACCTCCGCTCAGTGAGGCCGAAATCAACAGCCTTCGGACCTGGATTCAGGAAGGGGCGTCCTGGGCGGCTCAATCGGCCCCGATTCCGTTCACACCTCCGGCAGACGACCTCGCTTTTCTCCGTCGGCTCTCGCTCGACACGGTGGGGGTCATCCCGACCGAGGAGGAAGTTTCCCAGTTCCTCGCCGATCCTCCCGACACCCGGCGCACCCTGGCCATCGACCGCCTGCTCCATGATCCCCGATGGGCCGATCACTGGGTCGGCTACTGGCAAGATGTTCTGGCGGAGAACCCGAACATCCTCAACCCGACGCTCAACAACACCGGCCCGTTCCGCTGGTGGATTTACGAGGCGATGCTCGACAATCGCCCCGTCGATCAGTTCGTCACCGAGCTGATTCGGATGGAAGGGAGCCTCCGCAACGGTGGCCCGGCCGGCTTTGGCATGGCCACGGAGAACGATGTGCCGATGGCCGAGAAAGGAATTATTCTCGGCTCAGCATTCCTCGGCATGAACATGACCTGCGCCCGTTGCCACGACGCTCCGGCCCATGAATGGACCCAGGAACAACTCTTTTCGATTGCCGCCATGCTGGCCGAGGAGCCGATTACCGTCCCTCGCACCAGCAGCGTGCCGAAGGACGCCCTGCACGGTCTGGGCCGTGCTCCACTGATTGAGGTCACGCTGGAACCCGGCACCGAGGTTTCCCCCGCCTGGGCATTTCCGAAACTGATTCACGAAGATGCGTTGCCGCCCTGGCTCTCGAACGACGCTGGCCCTCGGGATCGCCTCGCCGCGTTCATCACTGCCCCCGAAAACGAGCGCTTTGCGCAGGTGATCGTCAACCGCCTCTGGGCCCGGCTCATGGGTCAGGGACTCGTCGATCCGGTCGATGACTGGGAAAAAGCAGAGGTGTTGCATCCTGAGTTGCTCGAATTCCTCGCCCGAGAGCTTGTTCGAGGCGGTTACGACCTGAAACATCCGATCCGGTTGATCCTTCAGTCCGACGCCTATCAGCGGGCCGCCAATCCCGACCTGACGGAGCCCGACCCCACCTTCGCCAGCCCTCCCCGGCGTCGGCTCTCGGCCGAGCAGATCGTCGATTCGCTGTTTCTTGCCACCGGCAAACCGTTGAAGACCGAGGAGATCAACCTCGACGTTGATGGCGGACGACCAATCATTAGCTCGATCAGCCTTGGTGTCCCAACACGAGCCTGGCAATTCGCCTCGACCTCGAACGAACGCGACCGCCCAAGTCTGGCCTTGCCGCGTGTTCAGGCCGTGGTTGACGTTCTTCAGGCGTTCGGCTGGCGACCGACGCGGCAAAATCCGCTCACGGTTCGGGAGACATCACCCAACGTCCTTCAGCCGGCCATTCTTGCCAACGGTACCGTGGGTGTCTGGCTCTCTCGACTCTCCGACGACCACGGAATCACCGCCCTTGCGCTCGAAGATCAACCGATCGAAACCCTTGTTGATCGGCTGTTTCTCCGCATGTTCACCCGTGCCCCCACGCCCGAGGAACGCGAGGAATTTGTCTCGTACCTGAGCCCCGGTTATGACACTCGGATTGTCGATCCCATGCCCTCATCCGGCCCGGCTCCAGCCCGGACGCCCCCCCGCTACGTCTCCTGGTCAAACCATTTGACCGAGGAGGCCGACGCCATCCAGCGGCGGCGGGAAGCCGAGGCTCGTCTCGGAGCCCCGCCCACCGATCGACTTGATGCCGACTGGCGTCTTCGCCTGGAAGACGCCCTCTGGTCCTTGATCAATGCTCCCGAATTCCTGTTCATGCCCTGA
- a CDS encoding heavy metal translocating P-type ATPase codes for MTETDGTLIRLNISGMTCDHCVRAVRKAIEAVPGVRSAQVDLSSGSAQVRVMPGWVDNTGLTSAVSKAGYEAQIDASSGSDHPVDASEGGDSEAGAEDPDPDGKTPAPVANQPLVSIGLVPQTPRSGGAEHDDEGSAQELAISGMHCASCVVRVEHALASVPGVSDARVNLATERASIRIDPSRFDPRSLERAVSEAGYEARPIDTSADPTQTAAAMRREREERIASWRRRLIVGVIFVTPLIILGLGPMLLGGAWHHAKWVGWAMLVPATILQVYLGGPYIRGALGRLRHGSTNMDTLIALGTSTAFVYSLYHLLIGDTRQAHFFMDAGIILTLITLGSFLEARSKGAAGQAIERLLDLAPKTARIVRDGGREEDVPLAQVTLGDVVRVRPGEAIPVDGEVVEGASDVDESMLTGESMPVSKGPGDRVAGASRNAEGTILVRATRLGKDSVLEQIVTLVREAQGSKAGVQRLADRISSVFVPVVLTIAVLTLLGWGTIRGDWRFGVLNAAAVLIIACPCALGLATPVAVAVATGRGAREGLLVRDASAFERMDRIRAVVLDKTGTVTEGKPTLAEVFPQPGWDHDRLLQIAGAAERGSEHPLSHALAEYAGTARVEQFRAVRGGGVEATVDGARVLVGAPAFLDQEGVSVPEPEDLGHGRIVVHVAVDGAYAGSITLTDAPKPHAREAITALRDQGAEVYLLTGDHSSTANAVAEEVGIPIDHVFARVLPDQKADRVASLRRESAGSDASAKARERRVAMVGDGINDAPALAAADVGIALGSGTDVAKAAADVVIATGDLRGVPRALALGRATLRAIRQNLFWAFFYNAVGIPVAAFGLFGTYGPMFAALAMSLSSVTVVTRARLINLARL; via the coding sequence ATGACCGAAACCGATGGGACGCTCATTCGCCTGAACATCTCAGGCATGACCTGTGACCATTGCGTCCGGGCGGTTCGCAAGGCCATTGAAGCCGTTCCGGGCGTGCGATCGGCCCAGGTTGACCTGAGTTCCGGGTCGGCCCAGGTCCGAGTCATGCCGGGATGGGTGGACAACACCGGCCTGACCTCGGCCGTGTCCAAGGCGGGTTACGAGGCCCAGATCGACGCCTCCTCGGGCTCCGACCATCCGGTCGATGCCTCCGAGGGCGGCGATTCGGAAGCCGGCGCCGAGGACCCCGACCCTGACGGAAAAACTCCAGCTCCCGTGGCAAACCAGCCGCTTGTCTCGATCGGCCTGGTCCCCCAAACCCCTCGCTCCGGCGGGGCCGAGCATGACGATGAGGGCTCGGCCCAGGAACTGGCCATCTCGGGCATGCATTGCGCCAGTTGTGTTGTTCGCGTGGAGCATGCGCTGGCCAGCGTTCCCGGAGTGAGCGACGCCCGGGTGAACCTTGCCACCGAACGAGCCTCGATCCGCATCGACCCCTCCCGATTCGATCCCCGATCGCTCGAACGCGCTGTCTCCGAGGCCGGTTACGAAGCCCGTCCGATCGACACCAGCGCCGACCCGACCCAGACCGCCGCGGCCATGCGCCGGGAACGGGAGGAACGGATTGCGTCCTGGCGACGCCGGCTGATCGTTGGGGTGATCTTCGTGACCCCCTTGATCATCCTCGGCCTCGGCCCGATGCTCCTTGGCGGTGCCTGGCATCATGCGAAATGGGTGGGATGGGCCATGCTCGTTCCCGCCACGATCCTTCAGGTCTATCTCGGGGGGCCGTACATCCGAGGTGCCCTCGGCCGGCTTCGGCACGGATCGACCAACATGGACACGCTGATTGCCCTAGGCACCTCGACGGCCTTTGTCTACAGCCTGTATCACCTGCTGATCGGTGACACGCGGCAGGCCCACTTCTTCATGGACGCCGGGATCATTCTGACCCTCATTACCCTTGGTTCGTTTCTGGAGGCCCGATCGAAGGGGGCCGCGGGGCAGGCGATTGAGCGCCTGCTCGACCTCGCCCCCAAGACGGCCCGGATCGTCCGTGATGGCGGGCGAGAAGAAGACGTGCCGCTCGCTCAGGTCACCCTCGGAGACGTCGTCCGCGTCCGTCCTGGCGAGGCGATCCCGGTCGATGGCGAGGTGGTCGAGGGTGCGTCGGATGTCGATGAGTCGATGCTCACCGGCGAGTCAATGCCTGTCTCCAAAGGGCCCGGCGACCGTGTGGCCGGAGCCTCTCGCAACGCCGAGGGAACGATCCTCGTTCGCGCCACCCGCCTGGGCAAGGACAGCGTGCTGGAGCAAATTGTCACCCTGGTTCGGGAGGCTCAGGGGTCGAAGGCCGGAGTCCAGCGCCTGGCCGACCGGATCTCTTCGGTCTTCGTGCCGGTCGTGCTGACGATCGCCGTACTGACCTTGCTCGGCTGGGGAACGATTCGGGGAGACTGGCGGTTCGGGGTCTTGAACGCCGCGGCCGTCCTGATCATCGCCTGCCCCTGCGCCCTTGGCCTGGCGACACCGGTGGCGGTGGCGGTGGCAACGGGCAGGGGGGCCCGTGAGGGCCTGCTCGTTCGAGACGCCTCGGCCTTCGAACGGATGGACCGGATTCGGGCCGTCGTGCTCGACAAGACCGGCACCGTCACTGAGGGGAAGCCGACCCTCGCCGAGGTCTTCCCCCAGCCCGGTTGGGACCACGACCGCTTGCTCCAGATCGCCGGCGCCGCCGAACGCGGTAGCGAGCATCCGCTTTCCCACGCCCTCGCCGAGTATGCCGGAACCGCCCGGGTCGAACAGTTTCGGGCCGTCCGGGGAGGAGGGGTCGAGGCCACGGTCGATGGCGCTCGCGTCCTCGTCGGCGCGCCGGCGTTTCTCGATCAGGAAGGCGTCTCCGTGCCCGAGCCAGAGGACCTGGGCCACGGTCGAATCGTCGTTCACGTGGCCGTGGATGGAGCCTATGCCGGTTCGATCACCTTGACCGATGCTCCCAAGCCCCACGCCCGAGAGGCCATCACCGCGCTTCGTGACCAGGGAGCTGAGGTTTACCTTTTGACCGGCGACCACTCCTCAACGGCCAATGCCGTGGCCGAGGAGGTTGGGATTCCGATCGATCATGTTTTCGCCCGCGTCCTTCCTGATCAAAAGGCCGACCGCGTGGCGTCGCTTCGTCGTGAATCGGCCGGGTCTGATGCGTCGGCCAAGGCCCGAGAGCGCCGGGTGGCGATGGTCGGCGACGGCATCAACGATGCTCCCGCCCTCGCCGCGGCCGATGTGGGCATCGCGCTCGGTTCCGGCACCGACGTGGCCAAGGCCGCGGCCGATGTGGTGATCGCCACCGGAGACTTACGAGGCGTGCCCCGCGCCCTGGCCCTGGGACGGGCCACCTTGCGAGCGATCCGCCAGAACTTGTTCTGGGCCTTTTTCTACAACGCGGTCGGGATTCCGGTCGCGGCCTTTGGCCTGTTCGGTACCTACGGCCCCATGTTCGCGGCTCTGGCCATGTCGCTCAGCTCGGTCACGGTGGTCACTCGTGCTCGCCTGATCAACTTGGCACGGCTTTGA
- a CDS encoding bifunctional riboflavin kinase/FAD synthetase, with amino-acid sequence MITLESLRPVPDSLRRSVLSIGNFDGVHRGHAELIGKLRSVADALNAPAIALTFDPHPIAVLRPDQAPAPLTWTERKADLLSKAGVDAVAIFKTGPWLLGLTAREFFDRVIREQFDAVGLVEGPTFGFGRDRVGTVETLDDWCADAGLRFEIASPSEHTGRIVSSTRIRHALLDGRADEASILLGRPHRLRGTVVRGEGRGRTIGFPTANLGGIDTLIPADGVYATLATLDGVPEPIPSATHIGPNATFGAEVRTVEAHLLDFDADLYGRRIELDLLARLRPSMAFDGLDPLLAQMGRDVAEARKVIADHRLV; translated from the coding sequence GTGATCACCCTTGAGAGTTTGCGTCCCGTCCCGGATTCGCTGCGTCGTTCGGTCCTTTCGATCGGGAACTTCGACGGAGTGCATCGCGGCCACGCCGAGTTGATCGGTAAGCTTCGATCCGTCGCCGATGCGCTGAACGCTCCGGCAATCGCCCTGACCTTCGACCCGCACCCGATTGCCGTACTCCGCCCCGATCAGGCCCCTGCCCCCCTGACCTGGACCGAACGCAAGGCCGACTTGCTCTCGAAGGCCGGCGTCGACGCGGTTGCCATTTTCAAAACCGGCCCCTGGTTACTCGGGCTGACCGCGAGGGAATTCTTCGACCGGGTCATCCGGGAGCAGTTCGACGCCGTTGGGCTGGTCGAGGGGCCGACGTTTGGTTTTGGTCGCGATCGCGTGGGAACGGTCGAAACGCTCGATGATTGGTGCGCCGATGCGGGACTGCGGTTCGAGATCGCCTCCCCCTCCGAGCACACCGGACGGATCGTCTCCTCGACCCGCATTCGTCATGCTCTTCTCGATGGTCGGGCCGACGAGGCCAGCATCTTGCTCGGCCGTCCCCACAGGCTTCGCGGGACGGTCGTCCGGGGCGAGGGCCGAGGGCGAACCATCGGCTTTCCAACGGCCAACCTGGGCGGGATCGACACCTTGATCCCCGCCGATGGCGTCTACGCAACACTCGCCACGCTCGACGGCGTTCCCGAGCCGATCCCCTCGGCCACTCATATCGGCCCCAATGCGACCTTCGGCGCTGAGGTCCGCACCGTCGAGGCCCACCTGCTCGACTTCGACGCCGACCTGTACGGCCGCCGCATCGAACTCGACCTGCTCGCCCGCCTCCGACCGTCGATGGCCTTCGACGGACTTGACCCGCTGCTCGCCCAGATGGGCCGCGACGTGGCCGAGGCCCGCAAGGTGATCGCCGACCATCGGCTCGTCTGA
- a CDS encoding glycosyltransferase — protein sequence MDETPNRSEAGVAADPGFTLYIDANPLADRHLTGIGRYTARVVLSLARLVPLRFFSNGKELLLKGELDPNLDQDLGALGRWIWSSRRVPLAPPSARSAGLFGCLRPVEKLFPVEMSILHDFTPLVVPWTHYEKTRGMFRGFFAKSLLSSDCALAVSHATKADAGWLTPFPQDRIVVAHSGPSLCVESHCDDGPAERRPDVGLVVSTLEPRKNPFFLLDWFRDSDALPEGAELWWVGPLGWLTSRKALEKYRRLPRGRRVRFLGVVPDRELCRLYRTVGWSIYPSLYEGFGFPVLDSLRHGTPVLASYNSALREFDTPGIHFFDPSDPSTVDRAWHDFRRSSPITIPQAPLEAHYRWDRVAETIVETLTKLLSRSEPSPSVVAKHLRVDAGTLDGGQSVGRSARERIGSS from the coding sequence ATGGACGAGACCCCGAATCGCTCGGAGGCCGGGGTTGCTGCCGATCCTGGATTCACGCTCTACATCGACGCCAACCCGCTGGCCGATCGGCACCTGACGGGAATCGGCCGCTACACGGCCCGAGTGGTGCTGTCGCTGGCGCGTCTCGTCCCGTTGCGGTTCTTCTCGAATGGGAAGGAACTGTTGCTCAAGGGGGAGCTTGACCCGAACCTCGACCAGGATCTCGGCGCCCTCGGTCGATGGATCTGGTCGAGCCGACGGGTTCCGCTCGCTCCTCCTTCGGCTCGAAGCGCGGGCCTGTTCGGCTGCCTGAGGCCGGTTGAGAAGCTTTTCCCGGTCGAGATGAGCATCCTGCACGACTTCACCCCGCTGGTGGTGCCCTGGACCCATTACGAGAAAACGCGGGGGATGTTCCGCGGCTTCTTTGCCAAGAGCCTGCTCTCGTCCGACTGCGCTCTAGCTGTCTCGCACGCGACCAAGGCCGACGCGGGCTGGCTGACGCCGTTTCCGCAAGACCGGATTGTCGTGGCTCACTCGGGGCCGAGTCTTTGCGTCGAATCCCACTGCGACGACGGCCCCGCGGAACGTCGGCCGGACGTCGGCCTGGTCGTTTCGACCCTTGAGCCTCGTAAGAATCCGTTCTTTCTGCTCGACTGGTTCCGCGATTCCGATGCCCTTCCCGAAGGGGCCGAACTCTGGTGGGTCGGGCCGCTCGGATGGCTCACCTCCCGCAAGGCATTGGAGAAGTACCGGCGCCTTCCCCGAGGCCGTCGGGTCCGGTTCCTCGGAGTCGTGCCCGATCGGGAACTTTGTCGGCTCTATCGAACGGTCGGTTGGTCGATCTATCCGTCGCTCTACGAGGGATTTGGGTTCCCGGTCCTTGACTCGCTCCGCCATGGCACCCCCGTGCTAGCGAGCTACAACAGCGCCCTCCGTGAATTCGACACGCCGGGCATTCACTTCTTCGATCCGTCCGACCCGAGCACCGTGGATCGCGCCTGGCACGACTTCCGGCGATCATCGCCGATCACCATTCCCCAGGCTCCGCTCGAGGCCCACTATCGCTGGGACCGGGTGGCGGAGACGATTGTGGAAACGCTGACCAAATTGTTGAGTCGTTCCGAACCGTCTCCCTCCGTGGTGGCAAAGCATCTTCGGGTCGATGCCGGGACGCTTGACGGCGGTCAATCGGTCGGGAGAAGTGCACGGGAGCGAATCGGTTCGAGTTGA
- a CDS encoding SDR family oxidoreductase, whose amino-acid sequence MRHKATHAPVVVITGASAGVGRATSRAFADRGARIGLIARGKEGLEATRRDVERRGGRALVLPCDVADAQAVDDAAATVEQELGPIDVWVNNAMVSVFSPIEEMTPDDYRRVTEVTYLGSVHGTLAALKRMKPRDRGKIVQVGSALAYRGIPLQSAYCAAKHAIQGFNDSLRTELLHDRSNVRVTSVHLPAMNTPQFRWVKSRLPRKGQPVPPIYQPEIAAEAIVWASEHDRRELHVGLPTIQAILGNKFLPGLGDWYLARNGVEAQMGDEPQDPNQPHNLWEPLPGDRGAHGVFDEQARDRRWELQLSIHRNAILGGLALIGGLAAGLAWSRSSPTT is encoded by the coding sequence ATGAGACACAAAGCAACACATGCGCCGGTCGTTGTGATTACCGGAGCTTCGGCCGGGGTGGGACGGGCCACGTCCCGAGCCTTCGCGGATCGGGGAGCGCGAATCGGCCTCATTGCCCGGGGCAAGGAGGGGCTGGAGGCGACCCGGCGCGACGTTGAACGTCGGGGAGGACGGGCTCTGGTTCTTCCTTGCGACGTGGCCGATGCCCAGGCGGTTGACGACGCGGCGGCGACCGTGGAGCAAGAGCTGGGGCCGATCGACGTCTGGGTCAACAACGCGATGGTCTCGGTCTTCTCCCCCATCGAGGAGATGACCCCCGACGACTACCGCAGAGTGACCGAGGTGACGTACCTCGGTTCGGTCCACGGGACGCTTGCAGCCTTGAAGCGGATGAAACCGAGGGATCGGGGCAAGATCGTTCAGGTCGGCTCCGCCCTCGCCTATCGGGGCATTCCGCTCCAGTCGGCCTACTGTGCGGCCAAGCATGCGATCCAGGGTTTCAACGACTCGCTTCGAACTGAACTCCTGCACGATCGGAGCAACGTGCGCGTCACTTCTGTTCATCTCCCGGCGATGAACACGCCTCAGTTTCGCTGGGTTAAAAGCAGACTCCCCCGCAAGGGGCAGCCGGTGCCTCCCATCTATCAGCCTGAAATCGCCGCCGAGGCGATCGTTTGGGCCTCAGAGCACGACCGCCGCGAGTTGCATGTCGGGTTGCCCACCATTCAGGCCATCCTGGGGAACAAGTTCCTCCCCGGACTGGGGGATTGGTATCTGGCCCGCAACGGAGTCGAGGCCCAGATGGGAGACGAACCCCAGGACCCGAACCAGCCGCACAACCTCTGGGAGCCGCTTCCCGGCGATCGAGGAGCCCACGGCGTGTTTGATGAGCAGGCCAGGGACCGCCGTTGGGAACTTCAGCTCTCGATCCATCGCAACGCGATTCTCGGCGGGCTTGCCCTGATCGGGGGGCTTGCGGCCGGTCTGGCGTGGTCCCGCTCCTCACCCACGACCTGA
- a CDS encoding SGNH/GDSL hydrolase family protein encodes MAHSLHPHPSVRLSRVVLGTLVWVLPTFASLRADDGPANPDPSRFAEEIEAFEQADRDSPPEPGAILFLGSSSIKLWDLDAWFPEQGLVNRGFGGSQLSDVIHYADRLVTPVRPRRVFVYAGDNDIAAGKSPERVRNDFLTLADRIRSRSPDASVVFLSIKPSLARKNDWPSMQQANTLIQEACDTVDHLHYLDVASPMLTDHGAMNPELYVADGLHLSHKGYAIWANAVAPLLSESIDPSSAR; translated from the coding sequence ATGGCGCATTCGCTCCATCCACATCCCTCCGTCCGGCTCTCGCGAGTTGTCCTCGGGACGCTCGTCTGGGTCTTGCCGACCTTCGCGTCACTTCGAGCAGACGATGGTCCCGCCAACCCGGACCCCTCGCGATTCGCCGAAGAAATCGAGGCGTTCGAACAAGCCGACCGCGACAGTCCTCCCGAGCCGGGTGCGATCCTCTTTCTCGGAAGCTCCAGCATCAAGCTCTGGGATCTGGATGCCTGGTTCCCTGAGCAAGGGCTCGTGAATCGAGGGTTTGGGGGCTCGCAACTCTCAGACGTGATTCACTACGCCGATCGGCTCGTGACTCCCGTCCGTCCTCGGCGGGTGTTTGTGTATGCGGGAGATAACGACATCGCGGCCGGCAAGTCGCCAGAACGTGTTCGGAATGATTTCCTCACGCTTGCGGATCGCATTCGCTCCCGATCGCCGGACGCCTCGGTTGTCTTTCTTTCCATCAAGCCGAGTCTTGCCCGAAAAAATGACTGGCCGTCGATGCAACAAGCGAATACGCTCATTCAAGAGGCCTGCGACACCGTCGACCACCTCCACTATCTCGATGTCGCCAGCCCGATGCTCACCGATCACGGAGCCATGAACCCCGAACTGTACGTTGCCGATGGGTTGCATCTGAGCCACAAGGGATATGCCATCTGGGCCAATGCAGTCGCTCCCCTGCTCAGTGAGTCGATCGACCCTTCGTCCGCCCGCTAA
- a CDS encoding PP2C family protein-serine/threonine phosphatase, protein MDTTDPKILDTGDFPAVPPALPPLVEVTSAARSDVGKIRQNNEDHFLVARLRRAIKIDATNLDSLRIPLLREEGGHLLAVADGMGGMASGEDASFLAISAGLELLRDAAKWYLDVSGPNEIEELVETCRSYIKQINHRVYSQASQDLTKEGMGTTLSVAYSVGLRLFVIHVGDSRVYLSHGGTLQQITRDHTVAQDLATTGRITQSEVKSHRMRNVLTNYIGSPDQGIKAEIHRLELHSGDRLLLCSDGLSDQVDDAEIARILADETDPEAACDRLVDAALASGGRDNITVIVADYRVASS, encoded by the coding sequence ATGGATACGACAGATCCGAAAATCCTCGACACAGGCGACTTTCCCGCGGTTCCCCCGGCGTTGCCGCCGCTGGTCGAGGTGACCTCGGCAGCTCGGAGTGACGTCGGGAAAATTCGACAGAATAATGAAGATCACTTCCTCGTTGCCCGGCTCCGCCGCGCGATCAAGATCGACGCAACGAACCTTGATTCCTTGCGGATTCCTCTGCTCCGAGAGGAGGGCGGCCACCTGCTCGCCGTAGCCGATGGCATGGGAGGCATGGCCTCTGGCGAGGATGCGAGCTTCCTGGCAATCAGTGCCGGCCTGGAACTGCTCCGAGACGCGGCCAAGTGGTACCTGGACGTCTCCGGCCCCAATGAGATCGAGGAACTGGTCGAAACCTGCCGCAGTTACATCAAGCAGATCAATCATCGAGTCTATTCCCAGGCCTCTCAGGATCTTACCAAGGAAGGCATGGGGACCACGCTTTCAGTGGCCTACAGCGTGGGACTTCGGCTGTTCGTGATTCACGTGGGAGATTCTCGAGTCTACCTCTCCCACGGTGGCACCCTGCAGCAGATCACCCGAGACCACACCGTCGCGCAGGACCTGGCTACCACGGGGCGAATCACGCAGTCGGAGGTCAAGTCGCACCGCATGCGGAATGTGCTGACCAACTACATCGGCTCACCCGATCAGGGGATCAAGGCCGAGATTCACCGGCTCGAATTGCACTCCGGCGACCGGCTGTTGCTCTGCAGCGACGGGCTGAGCGATCAGGTGGATGATGCCGAGATCGCCCGAATTCTTGCCGACGAAACCGATCCGGAAGCCGCGTGCGACCGTCTGGTCGACGCGGCCTTAGCTTCCGGCGGGCGGGACAACATTACCGTCATCGTGGCCGATTATCGGGTCGCGTCGTCCTGA